CTTCGATCCATCGATTCCTTCGTCTCTTTTGAAGAATATTTCGATCTTTTGCTGTTCTGTGGCTAATTtggggttttttcttttgaattctGAAGCCGTTCAAGCGTTATGTGGAGATCGGGAGGGTTGCTCTTGTCAACTATGGGAAGGAGTACGGCAGGCTCGTCGTCATCGTCGACGTCGTCGATCAGAATCGAGTACGTTTCTTTCtctttcgatttttccgctATACCTTGTTCTCTTGAATTTGGTTGTATTTTTTGGTTGCAGAAATATGCGTTGGTTGTTGATAGATAATTGTTTCTTTGACTCCATGATGTAGTTTTTTTCGGTTGATTATTAGTCATCTTGATGTGATTCGTTACTTGTTCTTGATGTCCGCTTTTTCGGATCTCAGAGTTTGGTTTCTTTCATACCGTGCgagtaattaatcaaaaagcaGGGATTTTTCGAGTACTTTCATGGTTTAAAATGAACCATCGATATCCCGCAAATTCTgagccatatttttttttttgatacaaattAGCAATACACCAGTATGCTTGAAGTCATCTCCAACCCTTATTTATTCCATTGAAATGTCCCAACCAATTACATATTGTTGAGGTAGTGACTACTAGCTTTCTCTACTTCAGGCTCTTCCGAGGGCCTTTGTTCGAGGTGAGGTTCTATAGTTTGATGGTTATCTTACGCGTTGCGTTGTCAGCTTTGCTACCGACGCTTCATCTTAAGTGCTTTGCTACCGAGGCTCAGCATAAAGGACGCTCCTATCTATAGGCTAAGTCGTCGAACCCAGGAAGAGAAGGCCTACCAAGAATCCAGCACTAGAAATAACCACGTCAACTTACTGTTATGTATAGCTAAAAAAAGATTCTAAGGTTAACTTTTTTCTGCCAGCATTGCTATCATTCTGCATCTTCTGGATGATTTTATGGTTTGTGATTGATTTGTTAGATCGCATCCCCGATGGATATTTTGTTTCGATGTGATGTTTGAGATAACATGATTTATATTATACTTATTCAATTGTCACAAAGGAACTTGTTTGCATGTAGAGTTTGTGATCTTGTTTTTATTACCTTCAAGTGCTACATGGCCATGAGCTTTTAGTTCTGGTAATTACTATGAGAATGTCATGTTATAATACTAATCAGTGTCATGTCGAAATACTGGATTTacgtttttgtttattttattacaTGTTGCAAAGAATAAAACAGTTCTAATCTGAGACCAGCTGAGTTCTATTACATGTCGAAATAATCTTGTACTGATCTTTCAccatcaagaatgtagtgaggaaATGAAGGGCTCTTAGTTTCCTGGTCCGTCTACTCTATGTTTTACATATGTTTTATTATTTAGTGAAAATTATGCTGTATATACTTGTTATCTTTGTTGGTCTAGGTTTAGGTTCAATTGTAAGGTGTGAAATCGTGAACATCTCTTTGTGCAATTATAAAAAAAGACTTATTTGTGTAGATTTTCAGATTGTACTTGTACTTTCTGACGGCACACTTTACAAATCTAGGTTGCTCAAGTTGATAATTATTTTGGTGTTTCTTATATCTTATCCTttgtttaacaaaaaaaaaattgtcaggCTTTGGTTGATGCCCCAGACATGGTGCGAGGCCAAATGAACTTCAAGAGGCTTTCTTTGACTGATATAAAGATTGACATTCCAAGGCTTCCTAAAAAGAAGTCCCTGATTGCTGCCATGGAAGCTGCTGGTATGCTATTGGTTTTCCCTAGTTTGAAATGGTTAACGACATATGGCTGCTTTTCTTTGATCCCTTCGGGTGCTTCTGCTGATCTATTTCCGATCTATTTCCGATCGCAGATGTTAAGAACAAATGGGAGAACAGCTCATGGGGAAGGAAGCTGATCGTGCAGAAGAGGAGAGCTTCGCTGAATGACTTTGACAGGTTCAAGGTGATGCTGGCAAGGATCAAGGTTTGTTACAAACCATTAACAATttgctctcactctctctctcaattATTCATTTTTTCCCCACTCTATTATGTTCAGAGAGGAGGCGCTATCCAGCAAGAGCTTGCAAAACTTAAGAAGCAGAATGCATCTTGAGCTTCTCATTGATAACAATTTCTGCCAAATCTGGTTGTGATGCATGGaccattttttattttgtcaGCAGGTTTAAGAGAGTTTTTTACATAGAGAGGTCCTATGAGCTTTTTCATGTTTTGAGAGTTTTGTGACACTAGATTATTTGTTTGAAGTTTTTATGGCACCCATGAAAAATTATGCTTTCATTTCTTTAGTAAGTGGCATCTTATTTTATATACTGTTTATACTGCCTCTGCCGACATATCTTAGATTAGAATCACGAGGAATGAGTGTTGGATGGGTTTATGAAATGGAAGATGGACTCGGAATAGCATTGCAATGGCAGGGTGCTATTTGAAGAGGAttccaattttcttttatttttgtgaaatttctTCTAAGACTAGTGCctccttgtttttttttagCCCATTGCCTTGAGGTTCTGTGAAGAGACTGTAACAGGAGGTACAAAGAGACATGTCTTGGATATTTTCACCAGTCCGTTTCTAGATAACAGAATATGGATATTGACATCAACAGGATCATGGATAAGAGGCATAATATTTCAATCTTTTTATTGAGTTCTTGTTGCATTTAGACACGTTCGGAAGTACAGAAGGAAAATCATGGTGGATATGGGAGACCATGCTTGGTGGCCTCCTCCGGAGGTAAATCCAAGAAGCAGATGTTTGGTTGTGTGATGTTTAAACTTATTCAGCGTGATGCAATTATTCAAATTTATTTTCATATATCGACAACTTACATATCACACCCACCCCCAGCACAAAAAAAAACTGCATGTCAATTATTTTAAGttgtttaattatttattattattatttattttcttagttACCCGAACCTTTTCTTGCTCAATATTTAGGTTGAAAATTTGGAGCCAAGTTATGGAGGCAAATGAACTAGAACATATGGCCGAACTGCCTGGTTATCATGATATCTCTCTATTTTGGAAGGTTACTTATGGGTTGTGCTGGATATTATGTGGTTTTAGATAACCTAAATCAGATCTGTTTCTTAAACATGTCAAAAATCCAAACTGACCTTATTAATTTGGTAACCTGATCTGGCCTGTAAATAGGTTAAATCAGGTTAGGTAGATATAAAACATATTAAGTAGGTCTTAAATTGGGAAATTAATCATGTTATGATCCAACCAACTATTAAATTGGTCAGAAATAGGTTAAATTGGTCATGTTATGATCCAACCAACTATTTAATTTAAACAGAACCAGTTTAATAAATGGATCAACCTGTTAATGACTTAGATTTGTTTATGTGAAACCCAAGCCTGTTTAAAGTACAAGTTAGAGTGGTGGGTCTTAAAAtgccacctcaaatccaaagtgaTATTGCTTAGTGTTACTTTAACAATCACAAGGATGATGCCTATTTTACCAAGCAAAAGGGGAAGGAAAAGCACAGAGCATGACTTATTCTATTTGACCCAATTTGGTTTAATTAACTCTTAATTTTACGACTCCTTCGAATAAAATATCAAGAAACTATGAGAAAAAATTAATAGGGACTTTAgagctcaaaaaaataaaaaataaaaacaaagaaaaagataatgaaaatacCTGATTGAAGATAAACCTAGCCACAGtcaattaaaatatatttggttTTATACCTCTTAATGGCTATTGAATGGCTATTATAAACATACGAAAAAAAACAAAGTCAAAATATGGTAGAGGGGAGAATAAAAGACGAGCACAAGTTTAACTATCCAAGGTGTTGAAGATGGCTTTCGGGCTGCAATTTAGGGAAAGAAGAACCAAGCCTTGCCAAGTTTAATAAGCAAGCTAAGCTTAAGCTGTTTACAAGCAACTTGTTTAAGAGTTCTATTGAAAGCATGGGATCATTTCAGATTTTCATTTATAGTTAATAATCTTAAATATATTAATGTTATAATTGAAATACATTATATTCAACATAGTTTATATTTTACACATGATAAgtgttataaaaaataattattgatataattaataattattaaaattatatatattgtttTTATATGAGTATTTTGAGGTAATTTAAGTCAAATTTAAGTGAACTAAGTTTAGCTCCAACCCAGCTCATTTTTTAAATCGAGCGAGTCTAATTTAAGTCAAATTTTGAACTCGAGCTAGCTCATGCACAACTTGCTCATTTGCAGCCCTCCGCTGCATAAGGCAAGGCCACCAAGGCAATTTCACTTTTTTCGCCTCCTAAAAATGACTTTAAGCATTGTTTTGTCTTTATTAATATTATCACTAATTGTCCTAACCATAAATCTGCAGCGTCCAGTTGCCTCTCAAATATCTTAAGATGAAGGACATGTTCAACGCATCTACTCTGCATGGTTGTGCACTTGAAGAAAACAATGCAGCAATTAGGGCCTGCCTCAGTATATATAACTACTAACTGAAGGCCCTTGACTCAACAAATATAACTACTAACTGAACTCTTCAAACCAAGTTACATGAACCAATTACATATGCCACCAAACAGCTGCATATAAATACAGTTCCCGCAATTAATACTACATCAAACTCTAGTTACTAAATTACAGCTAGTTTTATCCAAACAGGGGtctcatattcttcttttcctCGAAGATCTGCAAAAACTGGTAAGGCATTAA
Above is a genomic segment from Phoenix dactylifera cultivar Barhee BC4 chromosome 2, palm_55x_up_171113_PBpolish2nd_filt_p, whole genome shotgun sequence containing:
- the LOC103716089 gene encoding 60S ribosomal protein L14-2-like; translation: MPFKRYVEIGRVALVNYGKEYGRLVVIVDVVDQNRALVDAPDMVRGQMNFKRLSLTDIKIDIPRLPKKKSLIAAMEAADVKNKWENSSWGRKLIVQKRRASLNDFDRFKVMLARIKRGGAIQQELAKLKKQNAS